The following are encoded in a window of Desulforegulaceae bacterium genomic DNA:
- a CDS encoding CAAX prenyl protease-related protein, producing MDKRILKDYLPYIIPFLVFAGLTYILPLTGADDIFIYPAKTLIVFLVLFYFWKKIKEEIKFQVDFVAIGAGVFVFLVWVGLEGFYPLIGNDDYLNPFELSNKKFEIYLWISIRFLGGCLAVPIIEELFWRSFALRFLIDPDIKKIPVASFSWFSFIMVSVAFGFEHYRWLPGIIAGVVYALLYYRTKNLFSPVISHSVTNFLLGVYVLGTGQFGFW from the coding sequence ATGGATAAAAGAATATTAAAAGATTATCTTCCCTATATTATTCCTTTTTTGGTTTTTGCCGGACTAACTTATATTCTCCCCCTGACAGGGGCTGATGATATTTTTATCTATCCTGCCAAAACATTAATTGTTTTCCTGGTGTTGTTTTATTTTTGGAAAAAAATAAAAGAAGAAATAAAGTTCCAAGTCGATTTTGTTGCGATTGGAGCAGGGGTTTTTGTATTTCTGGTTTGGGTGGGCCTTGAAGGATTCTATCCTTTAATTGGAAATGATGATTATCTAAATCCTTTTGAGCTTAGTAATAAAAAATTTGAGATTTATTTGTGGATATCTATTCGTTTTCTTGGTGGATGTCTTGCTGTTCCAATAATTGAGGAATTGTTTTGGAGATCTTTTGCCCTTAGGTTTTTGATTGATCCTGATATTAAAAAGATTCCTGTGGCTTCTTTTTCCTGGTTTTCGTTTATAATGGTCTCAGTTGCTTTCGGATTTGAGCATTATAGGTGGCTTCCCGGGATAATAGCAGGCGTTGTTTATGCCCTTTTATACTATAGAACTAAAAATTTATTTTCTCCTGTAATTTCGCATTCTGTAACTAATTTTTTGCTCGGAGTTTATGTTCTTGGCACAGGTCAGTTTGGATTTTGGTAA